A part of Pararoseomonas sp. SCSIO 73927 genomic DNA contains:
- a CDS encoding branched-chain amino acid ABC transporter permease, giving the protein MRVASSSGQIALGFAALLVASMPLWAGAYHLQLASTALVAAMFALSLQLLVGGAGMVSLGHAGFFGVGAYAVHLLPPGLSVLLTLPAAAGLAAVAALPIGALSLRTRGFFFLMVTLAFGQMLFFLFHDTALGGGKDGVFVTRPALEVLGLALEVPRRQRPAVLLWLNLGLLVAIYALLAGLMRTGFGHALQGIRANEERMRALGYDTRRLKLAAFVLAGALAGIAGHMAAMTDAFVNPEMLSWHRSVEALLMVLLGGIGALHGPVLGAFALVALEDAATVLTERQRLVEGLVILAVVLALPKGLASLRVRLRRPQPMPAEPVTAVRP; this is encoded by the coding sequence ATGCGCGTCGCCTCCTCCTCCGGGCAGATCGCCCTCGGCTTCGCGGCGCTGCTCGTCGCCTCCATGCCCCTGTGGGCGGGGGCCTATCACCTGCAGCTCGCCTCCACGGCGCTGGTAGCGGCGATGTTCGCGCTCAGCCTGCAATTGCTGGTGGGCGGGGCGGGGATGGTGAGCCTCGGCCATGCCGGGTTCTTCGGGGTGGGGGCCTACGCGGTGCACCTGCTGCCGCCCGGGCTCTCGGTCCTGCTCACCCTGCCGGCGGCGGCGGGGCTGGCGGCGGTGGCGGCGCTGCCGATCGGGGCGCTGAGCCTGCGGACGCGGGGCTTCTTCTTCCTGATGGTCACGCTCGCCTTCGGGCAGATGCTGTTCTTCCTGTTCCACGACACGGCGCTGGGCGGCGGCAAGGACGGGGTCTTCGTCACGCGCCCGGCGCTGGAGGTGCTGGGGCTGGCGCTGGAGGTGCCGCGGCGGCAGCGGCCGGCGGTGCTGCTGTGGCTGAACCTCGGGCTCCTGGTGGCGATCTACGCGCTGCTGGCCGGGCTGATGCGGACGGGGTTCGGCCACGCGCTGCAGGGCATCCGCGCCAACGAGGAGCGGATGCGCGCGCTGGGCTACGACACGCGCCGGCTGAAGCTGGCGGCCTTCGTGCTGGCAGGGGCGCTGGCCGGCATCGCCGGGCACATGGCGGCGATGACGGACGCCTTCGTGAACCCGGAGATGCTGAGCTGGCACCGGTCCGTGGAGGCGCTGCTGATGGTGCTGCTGGGCGGCATCGGGGCGCTGCACGGCCCCGTCCTCGGCGCCTTCGCGCTGGTGGCGCTGGAGGATGCGGCGACCGTGCTGACGGAGCGGCAGCGGCTGGTGGAGGGGCTGGTGATCCTGGCGGTGGTGCTGGCGCTGCCGAAGGGGCTGGCGAGCCTGCGGGTGCGGCTGCGCCGCCCGCAGCCCATGCCCGCCGAGCCGGTGACGGCGGTGCGGCCGTGA
- a CDS encoding branched-chain amino acid ABC transporter permease — protein sequence MDTAAFLAQLLNGVQYGLLLFLISSGLTLIFGVMGVINLAHGSLFMVGAYLAYVIAAWTGALWLALPLAILGGLGFGALLEAGLFRRFYQREHLDQVLLTFALILLFEEARSMLLGNDFHAVPVPAALDFSVPVVGGFSYSAYRLAVLGVCLLVAALMFLGIERTRVGSAVRAAAEKPEMVDLLGLDARRIHMLVFAAGTALAMLAGALAAPLQSVYPNMGDGFLIIGFVVVVVGGIGSIAGAFWGALLIGLVDTMGKAYLPQVAGLAVYLLMAGILLWRPAGLFARRA from the coding sequence ATGGACACCGCCGCCTTCCTCGCGCAGCTCCTCAACGGCGTGCAGTACGGGCTGCTGCTGTTCCTCATCAGCAGCGGGCTGACGCTGATCTTCGGCGTGATGGGCGTGATCAACCTCGCCCATGGCAGCCTGTTCATGGTGGGCGCCTACCTGGCCTACGTGATCGCTGCGTGGACGGGGGCGCTGTGGCTGGCGCTGCCGCTGGCGATCCTGGGCGGGCTGGGCTTCGGCGCGCTGCTGGAGGCCGGGCTGTTCCGGCGCTTCTACCAGCGGGAGCACCTGGACCAGGTGCTGCTGACCTTCGCGCTGATCCTGCTGTTCGAGGAGGCGCGCTCCATGCTGCTGGGGAACGACTTCCACGCGGTGCCGGTGCCGGCGGCGCTGGACTTCTCCGTGCCCGTGGTGGGCGGGTTCTCCTACTCGGCCTATCGACTGGCGGTGCTGGGGGTGTGCCTTCTCGTCGCCGCGCTGATGTTCCTGGGCATCGAGCGGACGCGGGTGGGATCGGCGGTGCGGGCCGCGGCGGAGAAACCGGAGATGGTGGACCTGCTGGGGCTGGATGCGCGGCGCATCCACATGCTCGTCTTCGCGGCGGGAACGGCGCTGGCGATGCTGGCGGGGGCGCTGGCAGCACCGCTGCAATCGGTTTACCCGAACATGGGGGACGGCTTCCTCATCATCGGCTTCGTGGTGGTGGTGGTGGGCGGGATCGGCTCCATCGCCGGCGCCTTCTGGGGCGCGCTGCTGATCGGGCTCGTGGACACCATGGGCAAGGCCTACCTGCCGCAGGTGGCGGGGCTGGCGGTGTACCTGCTGATGGCGGGCATCCTCCTCTGGCGGCCCGCGGGCCTTTTCGCGCGGAGGGCCTGA
- a CDS encoding ABC transporter substrate-binding protein, with product MGDRAMPFTRRGLAGLAAGAALAGAGPARPAVAQGAPLKVGLMLPFSGTFASLGENIAAAFEMHLQERGGRMGGRAVQIVRLDDESNPANAVQNVNRLVGRERAEVLVGTVHSGVVMAMVQASRERGIPLIIPNAGNASATRELCAPSIFRTSFTNWQPAYGMGLALAKQGVKRAAWVTWDYAAGNEATEGFRDGLRTGGAELVRELKLPFPETNFQPLLAQIPGLNVEAVGAFFAGGGAVQFVREYAAAGLKDRIPLCGSGFLTEGALGEQGAAAEGVRSALHYGDGLDNAKNAAFRTAFRGRTNREADVYAVQGYDAAQLIAIGLDAVKGDVGAERELSRAMKGARIDSPRGAFTLSPSHNPVQNIYLREARGGQNRVVGVAAEALADPGTGCRMA from the coding sequence ATGGGCGATCGCGCCATGCCGTTCACGCGTCGTGGGCTCGCGGGGCTTGCCGCGGGCGCGGCCCTGGCCGGGGCGGGTCCTGCCCGTCCGGCGGTGGCGCAGGGGGCGCCGCTGAAGGTGGGGCTGATGCTGCCCTTCTCCGGGACCTTCGCCTCGCTCGGCGAGAACATCGCGGCGGCGTTCGAAATGCACCTGCAGGAGCGCGGCGGGCGCATGGGCGGGCGGGCGGTGCAGATCGTGCGGCTGGACGACGAGAGCAATCCGGCCAACGCCGTGCAGAACGTCAACCGGCTGGTCGGGCGCGAGAGGGCGGAGGTGCTGGTGGGCACCGTGCATTCCGGCGTGGTGATGGCGATGGTGCAGGCATCCCGGGAGCGGGGGATTCCGCTGATCATCCCGAATGCGGGGAATGCCTCGGCGACGCGGGAGCTCTGCGCGCCCTCCATTTTCCGGACCTCGTTCACGAACTGGCAGCCGGCCTACGGGATGGGGCTGGCGCTGGCGAAGCAGGGGGTGAAGCGCGCGGCCTGGGTGACCTGGGACTACGCGGCGGGGAACGAGGCGACGGAGGGCTTCCGCGACGGGCTGCGGACGGGCGGGGCGGAGCTGGTGCGGGAGCTGAAGCTGCCCTTCCCCGAGACGAACTTCCAGCCGCTGCTGGCGCAGATTCCCGGGCTGAACGTGGAGGCGGTGGGCGCCTTCTTCGCGGGCGGCGGTGCGGTGCAGTTCGTGCGGGAGTACGCGGCGGCGGGGTTGAAGGACCGGATCCCGCTCTGCGGATCGGGCTTCCTGACGGAGGGGGCGCTGGGCGAGCAGGGCGCGGCGGCGGAGGGCGTGCGGAGCGCGCTGCACTACGGCGACGGGCTGGACAACGCGAAGAACGCCGCCTTCCGCACCGCCTTCCGCGGGCGCACGAACCGCGAGGCGGACGTGTACGCCGTGCAGGGCTACGACGCGGCGCAGCTGATCGCCATCGGGCTGGACGCGGTGAAGGGCGATGTGGGGGCGGAGCGGGAGCTGAGCCGCGCCATGAAGGGCGCACGCATCGACAGCCCGCGCGGGGCCTTCACCCTCTCCCCCAGCCACAACCCCGTGCAGAACATCTACCTGCGCGAGGCGCGGGGCGGGCAGAACAGGGTGGTGGGGGTTGCGGCGGAGGCGCTGGCGGATCCGGGCACGGGGTGCCGCATGGCCTGA